A single region of the Nocardioides aurantiacus genome encodes:
- the groL gene encoding chaperonin GroEL (60 kDa chaperone family; promotes refolding of misfolded polypeptides especially under stressful conditions; forms two stacked rings of heptamers to form a barrel-shaped 14mer; ends can be capped by GroES; misfolded proteins enter the barrel where they are refolded when GroES binds): protein MPKLIAFNEEARRGLERGMNTLADAVKVTLGPKGRNVVLEKKWGAPTITNDGVSIAKEIELEDPYEKIGAELVKEVAKKTDDVAGDGTTTATVLAQAMVREGLRNVAAGANPMALKRGIEQAVASVSEQLLAMAKDVETKEQIAATASISAADATVGEAIAEAMDKVGKEGVITVEESNTFGLDLELTEGMRFDKGYISQYFMTDPERMEAVLDDPYILIANSKVSTVKDLLPLLEKIMQSGKPLLIIAEDIEGEALSTLVVNKIRGTFKSVAVKAPGFGDRRKAMMQDIAILTGGQVISEDVGLKLESAGIELLGQARKVVVTKDETTIVEGVGDADQIAGRVNQIRNEIDKSDSDYDREKLQERLAKLAGGVAVIKVGAATEVELKERKHRIEDAVRNAKAAVEEGIVAGGGVALVQAAASAFEKLDLEGDEATGANIVRVATEAPLKQIAVNAGLEGGVVAEKVRNLTPGHGLNAANGEYVDMIAEGIIDPAKVTRSALQNAASIAALFLTTEAVVADKPEKAAPMGGDPSGGMGGMDF from the coding sequence ATGCCGAAGCTGATTGCTTTCAACGAAGAGGCCCGCCGCGGTCTCGAGCGCGGGATGAACACCCTCGCCGACGCGGTCAAGGTCACGCTCGGTCCCAAGGGCCGCAACGTCGTCCTGGAGAAGAAGTGGGGCGCCCCCACGATCACCAACGACGGCGTCTCCATCGCCAAGGAGATCGAGCTCGAGGACCCCTACGAGAAGATCGGTGCCGAGCTCGTCAAGGAGGTCGCCAAGAAGACCGACGACGTCGCGGGCGACGGCACCACCACCGCCACCGTCCTGGCCCAGGCCATGGTCCGCGAGGGCCTGCGCAACGTCGCGGCCGGCGCCAACCCGATGGCGCTCAAGCGCGGCATCGAGCAGGCCGTCGCCTCGGTCTCCGAGCAGCTGCTCGCGATGGCCAAGGACGTCGAGACCAAGGAGCAGATCGCGGCCACGGCCTCGATCTCCGCTGCGGACGCCACCGTCGGCGAGGCCATCGCCGAGGCGATGGACAAGGTCGGCAAGGAAGGCGTCATCACGGTCGAGGAGTCCAACACCTTCGGGCTGGACCTCGAGCTGACCGAGGGGATGCGCTTCGACAAGGGCTACATCTCGCAGTACTTCATGACCGACCCGGAGCGCATGGAGGCCGTCCTCGACGACCCCTACATCCTCATCGCCAACTCCAAGGTCTCCACGGTCAAGGACCTGCTCCCGCTGCTCGAGAAGATCATGCAGTCGGGCAAGCCGCTGCTGATCATCGCCGAGGACATCGAGGGCGAGGCGCTCTCCACCCTGGTCGTCAACAAGATCCGCGGCACCTTCAAGTCGGTCGCCGTCAAGGCCCCCGGCTTCGGTGACCGTCGCAAGGCGATGATGCAGGACATCGCGATCCTCACCGGTGGCCAGGTCATCTCCGAGGACGTCGGCCTCAAGCTGGAGTCCGCCGGCATCGAGCTGCTCGGCCAGGCCCGCAAGGTCGTCGTCACCAAGGACGAGACCACCATCGTCGAGGGTGTGGGCGATGCCGACCAGATCGCCGGTCGCGTCAACCAGATCCGCAACGAGATCGACAAGAGCGACTCCGACTACGACCGCGAGAAGCTGCAGGAGCGCCTGGCCAAGCTGGCCGGCGGTGTCGCGGTGATCAAGGTCGGCGCGGCCACCGAGGTCGAGCTCAAGGAGCGCAAGCACCGCATCGAGGACGCCGTCCGCAACGCCAAGGCGGCCGTCGAGGAGGGCATCGTCGCCGGCGGTGGCGTGGCGCTGGTCCAGGCTGCTGCCTCCGCGTTCGAGAAGCTCGACCTCGAGGGCGACGAGGCCACCGGTGCCAACATCGTCCGCGTGGCGACCGAGGCCCCGCTGAAGCAGATCGCGGTCAACGCCGGCCTCGAGGGCGGCGTCGTGGCGGAGAAGGTGCGCAACCTGACCCCCGGTCACGGTCTCAACGCGGCCAACGGCGAGTACGTCGACATGATCGCCGAGGGCATCATCGACCCCGCCAAGGTCACCCGCTCGGCGCTGCAGAACGCCGCGTCG
- a CDS encoding SGNH/GDSL hydrolase family protein, with translation MSPSSIAPPAPPVRRSAAAFAVTAGLAAVLGTAALGGRGLLVRQAAQARELIGKPLGEDALAADRTFKKKQGRRIELLVLGDSVAAGLGAERPRDTLGARLARSLAKRTGRAVRLRTAAVVGSESSALLGQVAGLRPSYRPDVAVVVVGGNDVTHRVPVAESVAHLVACVEALQELGAEVVVGTCPDLGMLRPLRQPLRRLASRASRQLAAAQARAVAPLGATVVSLSEAVGHHFVREPDVMFSLDRFHPSSVGYKRTAQALVPHLEAALVRPRHEAGPTFALAGGEC, from the coding sequence GTGTCCCCGTCGTCGATCGCGCCCCCGGCCCCGCCCGTACGCCGCTCCGCCGCCGCGTTCGCCGTCACCGCCGGCCTCGCCGCGGTCCTCGGCACGGCCGCCCTCGGCGGCCGGGGCCTGCTGGTCCGGCAGGCGGCGCAGGCCCGGGAGCTCATCGGCAAGCCGCTGGGGGAGGACGCGCTCGCGGCCGACCGGACCTTCAAGAAGAAGCAGGGTCGGCGCATCGAGCTGCTGGTCCTCGGTGACTCCGTCGCCGCGGGGCTCGGGGCCGAGCGTCCGCGCGACACCCTCGGGGCGCGGCTGGCGCGCTCACTGGCCAAGCGCACCGGTCGCGCGGTGAGGCTGCGCACGGCGGCGGTCGTCGGGTCGGAGAGCAGCGCGCTGCTGGGCCAGGTCGCCGGGCTGCGGCCGTCGTACCGTCCCGACGTGGCCGTGGTGGTCGTCGGCGGCAACGACGTGACCCACCGGGTGCCGGTGGCCGAGTCGGTCGCCCACCTCGTGGCGTGCGTCGAGGCGCTGCAGGAGCTCGGGGCCGAGGTCGTGGTCGGCACCTGCCCCGACCTCGGGATGCTGCGACCGCTGCGGCAGCCGCTGCGGCGCCTGGCCTCCCGGGCCTCCCGCCAGCTCGCGGCAGCGCAGGCGCGGGCGGTCGCCCCGCTGGGCGCCACCGTGGTGTCCCTCTCCGAGGCGGTCGGGCACCACTTCGTGCGCGAGCCCGACGTGATGTTCAGCCTCGACCGCTTCCACCCCTCCTCCGTGGGCTACAAGCGCACCGCGCAGGCGTTGGTGCCGCACCTCGAGGCGGCCCTGGTCCGACCCCGCCACGAGGCGGGGCCGACGTTTGCACTCGCTGGGGGCGAGTGCTAA
- a CDS encoding ATP-grasp domain-containing protein, producing MATTKPTVLLATCAQLPAGEEGDGTDHLGTALRAHGLDPRWVVWDDAGVDWSAGLVAVRSTWDYEARREEFLGWAAGLPWLLNSAEVFAWNTDKAYLAPLGERVAVVPTVLVEDEPDLPCAIAEVSPGEVPAAVVKPRVGAGGRGVVVFDGADEPSGTDESGLGPGPWVVQPLVGSVRTEGETSVFVIDGEVVSQARKIPASGEIRVHQQYGGSTVAVPVSAEAADLARRTVAAAGELLGRPLDYARVDQMRLDDGRLAVSELEVTEPSLYLDVLPDNAAAFAALVADRVARGR from the coding sequence GTGGCCACCACCAAGCCGACCGTCCTGCTCGCCACCTGCGCCCAGCTGCCCGCCGGCGAGGAGGGGGACGGCACCGACCACCTGGGCACCGCCCTGCGCGCCCACGGCCTCGACCCGCGCTGGGTGGTCTGGGACGACGCGGGGGTCGACTGGTCGGCCGGTCTGGTCGCGGTCCGCTCGACGTGGGACTACGAGGCCCGTCGCGAGGAGTTCCTGGGCTGGGCGGCCGGACTGCCGTGGCTGCTCAACTCCGCCGAGGTGTTCGCCTGGAACACCGACAAGGCCTACCTCGCCCCGCTCGGCGAGCGCGTCGCGGTGGTGCCGACCGTGCTGGTCGAGGACGAGCCCGACCTGCCGTGCGCCATCGCCGAGGTCTCGCCCGGCGAGGTGCCCGCGGCGGTGGTGAAGCCGCGGGTGGGGGCCGGCGGGCGCGGCGTCGTGGTCTTCGACGGCGCCGACGAGCCCTCGGGCACCGACGAGTCCGGGCTCGGCCCGGGGCCGTGGGTGGTGCAGCCGCTCGTGGGCTCGGTCCGCACCGAGGGCGAGACGTCGGTGTTCGTCATCGACGGCGAGGTGGTCTCGCAGGCGCGCAAGATCCCGGCGTCCGGCGAGATCCGGGTGCACCAGCAGTACGGCGGCAGCACGGTCGCCGTCCCGGTCTCCGCGGAGGCGGCCGACCTGGCCCGTCGTACGGTCGCGGCGGCGGGGGAGCTCCTCGGCCGCCCGCTCGACTACGCCCGGGTCGACCAGATGCGGCTCGACGACGGCCGGCTGGCGGTCAGCGAGCTCGAGGTGACCGAGCCCAGCCTCTACCTCGACGTGCTGCCGGACAACGCCGCCGCCTTCGCGGCCCTGGTGGCAGACCGGGTCGCCCGCGGCCGCTGA
- a CDS encoding OsmC family protein, producing MATHHYRLETTWTGDRGTGTSGYRDYDRDVTLRAAGKPDLLGSADKPFRGDPSRWNPEELLLAALSQCHLLSYLHVAVTHGVVVTGYRDAATGSMEQQGIGGRFTEVVLHPEVTVADPAHLDLATRIHAEASAACFIAASVAFPVRHEPVTRSA from the coding sequence GTGGCGACCCACCACTACCGGCTCGAGACCACGTGGACCGGCGACCGCGGCACCGGGACGAGCGGTTACCGCGACTACGACCGTGACGTGACGCTGCGGGCGGCGGGCAAGCCCGACCTGCTGGGCTCCGCCGACAAGCCGTTCCGCGGCGACCCGTCACGCTGGAACCCCGAGGAGCTGCTGCTCGCGGCGCTCTCCCAGTGCCACCTGCTGTCCTACCTCCACGTCGCGGTGACGCACGGCGTCGTCGTCACCGGCTACCGCGACGCCGCCACCGGGAGCATGGAGCAGCAGGGGATCGGGGGCCGGTTCACCGAGGTCGTGCTGCACCCCGAGGTCACCGTCGCCGACCCGGCCCACCTCGACCTGGCCACGCGGATCCACGCCGAGGCCTCGGCCGCGTGCTTCATCGCCGCCTCGGTGGCCTTCCCCGTGCGCCACGAACCGGTCACCCGCAGCGCCTAG
- a CDS encoding PPOX class F420-dependent oxidoreductase produces MARRIATNDRVGREELLDFVRPRHRAVLVTTRRDGSPQLSPVTCGVDEEGRVVISTYPQRAKVANLRRDPRTTVMIQSDDWDGPWVQLDGTAEVIDMPEAREPLVDYFRSISGEHPDWEEYRDAMEKQGKSLLRVTIERWGPIATGGFPPEHADD; encoded by the coding sequence ATGGCTCGCAGGATCGCCACCAACGACCGCGTCGGGCGCGAGGAGCTGCTCGACTTCGTCCGGCCACGCCACCGGGCCGTGCTCGTCACCACCCGCAGGGACGGCAGCCCGCAGCTCTCGCCGGTCACCTGCGGGGTCGACGAGGAGGGTCGGGTGGTCATCTCGACCTACCCGCAGCGGGCCAAGGTCGCCAACCTGCGTCGCGACCCCCGCACGACGGTGATGATCCAGAGCGACGACTGGGACGGTCCCTGGGTGCAGCTCGACGGCACCGCCGAGGTGATCGACATGCCCGAGGCCCGCGAGCCGCTGGTCGACTACTTCCGCAGCATCTCCGGGGAGCACCCCGACTGGGAGGAGTACCGCGACGCCATGGAGAAGCAGGGCAAGTCGCTGCTCCGGGTGACCATCGAGCGGTGGGGCCCGATCGCGACCGGTGGCTTCCCGCCCGAGCACGCCGACGACTGA
- a CDS encoding MoaD/ThiS family protein — MSVSVRIPTILRTYTDGSSEVDAGGATLAEVLDDLEAHHTGIRARILDDTGALRRFVNVYVGNDDVRFLDGLGTPTPDGTQISIIPAVAGG; from the coding sequence ATGAGCGTCAGCGTCCGCATCCCCACCATCCTGCGCACCTACACCGACGGCAGCTCGGAGGTGGACGCCGGCGGCGCCACCCTGGCCGAGGTGCTCGACGACCTCGAGGCCCACCACACCGGCATCCGGGCCCGGATCCTCGACGACACCGGGGCGCTGCGGCGCTTCGTCAACGTCTACGTCGGCAACGACGACGTGCGCTTCCTCGACGGGCTGGGCACGCCCACCCCCGACGGCACCCAGATCAGCATCATCCCGGCCGTCGCGGGCGGCTGA
- the thrC gene encoding threonine synthase, with product MREGAFGNATGLVCRECGHEIALGPHYACPECFGPLEIAYAFPEVTREQIEAGPRNIWRYKALLPVPDDIEQSPNMEPGFTRLLKAHNLGAALGIDNLWVKDDSTNPTNSFKDRVVACALSAAVEFHSKVFACPSTGNLANAVAAAGARAGIRTVVFIPSNLEKPKQVNSAVYTDSLVAVNGNYDDVNRLASEIAGEEEGWAFVNVNVRPFYAEGSKTLGYEIAEQLGWRLPDQIVIPVASGSQLTKVHKAFQELITLGLVEDKPYRVFGAQATGCSPVSVAYKAGVDAIRPVKPDTIAKSLAIGNPADGIYVLDICRQTGGAVEDVSDEEVREGILLLARNEGIFTETAGGTTVAVLRKLVESGQLDTTLDTVVINTGMGLKTLDAVSDRVGAAATIEPSYAAFTGSGVV from the coding sequence CTGCGCGAGGGCGCCTTCGGCAACGCCACGGGCCTGGTCTGTCGCGAGTGCGGCCACGAGATCGCCCTGGGCCCGCACTACGCGTGTCCGGAGTGCTTCGGCCCCCTCGAGATCGCCTACGCCTTCCCCGAGGTCACCCGCGAGCAGATCGAGGCCGGCCCCCGCAACATCTGGCGCTACAAGGCGCTGCTCCCGGTGCCCGACGACATCGAGCAGAGCCCCAACATGGAGCCCGGCTTCACCCGGCTGCTCAAGGCCCACAACCTCGGTGCCGCGCTCGGCATCGACAACCTGTGGGTCAAGGACGACTCGACCAACCCGACGAACTCCTTCAAGGACCGTGTCGTGGCCTGCGCCCTGAGCGCCGCCGTGGAGTTCCACAGCAAGGTCTTCGCCTGCCCCTCGACCGGCAACCTGGCCAACGCCGTGGCCGCCGCCGGCGCCCGCGCCGGGATCCGCACCGTGGTCTTCATCCCCAGCAACCTCGAGAAGCCCAAGCAGGTCAACTCGGCCGTCTACACCGACTCGCTGGTCGCCGTGAACGGCAACTACGACGACGTCAACCGGCTCGCCTCGGAGATCGCCGGCGAGGAGGAGGGCTGGGCGTTCGTCAACGTCAACGTCCGCCCGTTCTACGCCGAGGGCTCCAAGACCCTGGGCTACGAGATCGCCGAGCAGCTCGGCTGGCGGCTGCCCGACCAGATCGTGATCCCGGTCGCCTCCGGCTCGCAGCTGACCAAGGTGCACAAGGCCTTCCAGGAGCTGATCACCCTCGGCCTGGTCGAGGACAAGCCCTACCGCGTCTTCGGCGCCCAGGCGACCGGCTGCTCGCCGGTCTCGGTCGCCTACAAGGCCGGCGTCGACGCCATCCGTCCGGTCAAGCCCGACACCATCGCCAAGAGCCTGGCCATCGGCAACCCGGCCGACGGCATCTACGTGCTCGACATCTGCCGCCAGACCGGCGGTGCCGTCGAGGACGTCAGCGACGAGGAGGTCCGCGAGGGCATCCTGCTGCTGGCCCGCAACGAGGGCATCTTCACCGAGACCGCGGGCGGCACCACCGTCGCGGTGCTGCGGAAGCTGGTGGAGTCCGGCCAGCTCGACACCACCCTCGACACCGTCGTGATCAACACCGGCATGGGCCTGAAGACCCTCGACGCGGTCTCCGACCGGGTGGGCGCCGCGGCGACCATCGAGCCGTCGTACGCCGCGTTCACCGGCTCCGGCGTCGTCTGA